In Anseongella ginsenosidimutans, one genomic interval encodes:
- a CDS encoding Gfo/Idh/MocA family protein has translation MRKIAMLGSGFIGRFYADSIQGLRSKDKITSIYSRREESAKKFAEDYAVPHWCTSMEEAIHHPDTDTVVISLPNNLHEKAVMEAVSAGKAVLCTKPLGRNAAEARRMLEAVEKAGVFHGYLEDLVYTPKTIKALESVQKGALGKILWARSREAHPGPHSNWFWDKEQAGGGCILDLGCHCIEIARGYIGKDIRPVEVMCWSDTQVKPIDAEDHAIGLVRYENGAIGQFEVSWTFRGGLDLRDEVMGSEGTIWINNFLRTGFDMFTSGEGYDYVSEKAETNKGWIFPVGDEIHELGYNFMFADMFDGIEHGRPARETFYDGYVVNAVMDAAYKSSESKRWEPVELDIWRGKDGVEKISGAKDYDDQYYLIKEETTHYGASKLILKDKNTGEIVEKILKG, from the coding sequence ATGAGAAAAATAGCCATGTTAGGGTCCGGCTTTATCGGACGGTTCTATGCTGATTCCATCCAGGGGCTCAGAAGCAAGGACAAGATCACCAGTATTTATTCCCGGCGGGAAGAAAGCGCAAAGAAGTTCGCCGAAGATTATGCCGTCCCTCACTGGTGTACTTCCATGGAAGAAGCTATTCATCACCCGGATACGGATACGGTAGTCATTTCTCTTCCCAATAACCTGCATGAAAAAGCGGTAATGGAGGCCGTCAGCGCCGGAAAGGCCGTCCTTTGCACCAAACCGCTCGGACGGAATGCCGCGGAAGCGCGGCGCATGCTGGAAGCCGTGGAAAAGGCCGGCGTTTTCCACGGTTACCTGGAAGACCTTGTATATACTCCCAAAACAATCAAGGCCCTGGAAAGCGTACAGAAAGGCGCCCTGGGAAAGATTCTCTGGGCTCGTTCGCGGGAAGCGCATCCCGGCCCGCATAGTAACTGGTTCTGGGACAAGGAACAAGCAGGCGGCGGCTGCATTCTTGACCTTGGCTGCCACTGTATTGAAATTGCCCGCGGTTATATTGGCAAAGACATCCGGCCGGTAGAAGTCATGTGCTGGTCAGATACCCAGGTGAAGCCTATTGATGCCGAAGACCATGCCATAGGGCTTGTTCGCTACGAGAACGGCGCCATTGGCCAGTTCGAGGTAAGCTGGACCTTCCGGGGCGGGCTGGACCTGCGCGATGAAGTGATGGGTTCCGAAGGCACCATCTGGATCAATAATTTCCTCCGCACTGGCTTTGATATGTTCACCTCCGGGGAAGGCTACGATTATGTTTCCGAAAAAGCCGAAACCAATAAAGGCTGGATATTCCCGGTGGGCGACGAGATCCATGAACTGGGTTATAACTTCATGTTCGCCGATATGTTCGACGGCATTGAACACGGCCGGCCGGCCCGGGAAACCTTCTATGACGGCTACGTCGTAAATGCGGTAATGGATGCGGCCTATAAATCCTCTGAAAGCAAACGCTGGGAACCCGTGGAGCTGGATATCTGGCGGGGAAAAGACGGGGTCGAAAAAATCTCCGGCGCGAAGGATTACGACGATCAGTATTACCTTATAAAGGAAGAAACCACTCACTATGGAGCAAGCAAGCTCATCCTGAAAGATAAAAACACCGGCGAGATCGTTGAAAAGATCCTGAAAGGTTGA
- a CDS encoding Hsp20/alpha crystallin family protein translates to MTLVKWNESRNGRYPRVFGTSLSPVFNELFDDFFGGRSLSGALASKAPAVNVSEDKDSYRVELAAPGLKKEDFKLNVEDNLLSISVEKKEEKDEKENGYTRREFNYTNFSRSFTLPETVNTESIKAVYKDGILEIDLPKKEEEKTKNRVIDIS, encoded by the coding sequence ATGACACTAGTAAAATGGAATGAATCCAGGAACGGAAGGTACCCAAGAGTATTCGGAACTTCTCTAAGCCCAGTCTTCAACGAATTGTTTGACGACTTTTTCGGCGGAAGATCACTTTCAGGCGCATTGGCCAGCAAGGCCCCTGCAGTAAATGTTTCAGAAGACAAAGACAGCTACCGCGTGGAGCTGGCTGCACCCGGTCTTAAAAAAGAAGACTTCAAACTGAACGTCGAAGATAACCTGCTGAGCATTTCTGTTGAAAAGAAAGAAGAGAAGGATGAAAAAGAAAACGGGTACACCCGGCGTGAGTTCAATTACACGAACTTCAGCCGTTCTTTTACCCTTCCCGAAACGGTAAACACCGAAAGCATCAAGGCAGTTTACAAAGACGGCATCCTTGAGATCGATCTTCCCAAGAAGGAAGAAGAAAAAACTAAAAACCGTGTAATCGATATCTCCTGA